One genomic region from Dehalobacter restrictus DSM 9455 encodes:
- a CDS encoding aldo/keto reductase, which translates to MDYLGKNIRKLGFGLMRLPIIEKEIDLAQTKEMVDLFMAKGSTYFDTAYGYINGKSEEAIKTALVDRYPRESFQLATKLPAWAAATAKDAKEMLHTSLRRTGAGYFDYYLMHNVSESRKKVFDDFGIWDYMLELKEKGLARHIGFSYHDKADLLDRILTEHPETEFVQLQINYADWESESVQSRQCYEVALNHNKPIIIMEPVKGGVLSNPADSVRKIFEEADPKASLASWAIRFAASLDNVITVLSGMSTSQQMKDNLSYMEDFRPLSLEEKAVIVRAREALRAIPSIPCTSCAYCVKGCPQQIHIPVFLDALNRNMIFGDLQGAKRTYQIALMLGSTKPSACIACGNCEDVCPQQIHIIDTLKDAAALSE; encoded by the coding sequence ATGGACTATTTAGGCAAAAATATACGGAAGCTCGGTTTTGGACTGATGCGGCTTCCGATAATCGAAAAAGAAATTGACCTTGCGCAGACCAAAGAAATGGTTGATCTGTTCATGGCCAAGGGTTCCACTTACTTTGATACGGCGTACGGCTACATCAATGGGAAATCGGAAGAGGCCATCAAGACAGCCCTTGTTGACCGCTATCCCCGCGAGAGCTTTCAACTTGCGACCAAGCTTCCGGCCTGGGCGGCTGCCACTGCCAAAGATGCGAAAGAAATGCTCCATACCTCGCTTCGGCGCACAGGAGCCGGATATTTTGATTACTATCTGATGCATAATGTGAGTGAAAGCCGCAAGAAAGTCTTTGACGACTTCGGTATCTGGGATTATATGCTGGAGCTGAAAGAGAAGGGACTTGCCCGTCATATCGGTTTTTCTTACCATGACAAGGCTGATTTACTCGACCGTATCCTGACTGAACACCCGGAGACAGAATTTGTCCAACTTCAGATCAACTATGCTGATTGGGAAAGCGAATCCGTTCAGTCACGCCAATGCTATGAAGTGGCACTTAATCATAATAAACCGATCATTATCATGGAACCCGTCAAGGGCGGCGTACTGTCAAACCCTGCCGACAGTGTCCGGAAGATATTTGAAGAAGCTGATCCTAAGGCCTCTTTGGCATCTTGGGCCATTCGCTTTGCCGCTTCTTTGGACAATGTCATCACTGTGCTCAGCGGGATGTCTACTTCCCAGCAGATGAAAGATAATCTTTCCTATATGGAGGATTTCCGGCCTTTGAGTCTGGAAGAAAAGGCCGTGATCGTACGGGCACGGGAGGCTCTCCGTGCGATTCCCTCTATTCCTTGTACCTCGTGTGCGTATTGCGTTAAAGGATGCCCACAGCAAATTCACATACCGGTTTTTTTAGATGCCTTGAACCGGAATATGATCTTCGGTGATTTACAAGGTGCCAAAAGGACTTATCAAATTGCCTTGATGCTGGGCAGCACAAAGCCTTCCGCGTGTATTGCCTGCGGCAACTGTGAAGACGTCTGTCCTCAGCAAATCCATATTATTGACACGTTAAAGGATGCCGCAGCTCTCTCGGAATAG
- a CDS encoding zf-HC2 domain-containing protein, whose translation MKCDIIKDLLPSHIEGLTSEASNKEIQEHLAGCEDCRTFYQEMTDEIKEEVPVTEVRELDYLKKVRKGYIRKAAITVGAVAVILLIFVSLFAVGFPVSSEDMELTHEIKDNYLKINFQLKNGHDLIRHSTEPEFIFGDNRQVIGIEQHYKFAWVFHNPFDDVGSSFSLGTVVPDPDTIDNSTNTIVIEFADKTVKFVNGKLVE comes from the coding sequence ATGAAGTGTGATATAATCAAGGACCTATTACCATCTCATATTGAAGGTCTTACCAGTGAAGCCAGTAATAAAGAAATACAAGAACATCTGGCTGGTTGTGAAGACTGCCGGACTTTCTATCAGGAGATGACGGATGAAATCAAGGAAGAGGTGCCGGTAACGGAGGTCAGGGAACTTGACTATCTGAAGAAGGTACGGAAGGGTTATATCCGAAAGGCAGCCATTACAGTAGGGGCCGTAGCCGTCATCCTCCTTATTTTTGTAAGTCTTTTTGCTGTTGGATTTCCCGTATCCTCTGAAGATATGGAGTTGACGCATGAGATCAAAGACAATTATTTGAAAATCAACTTTCAGCTGAAAAACGGACACGACTTAATCCGGCATTCGACCGAACCTGAGTTTATCTTTGGTGATAACCGTCAGGTCATCGGGATTGAACAGCATTACAAATTTGCCTGGGTATTCCATAATCCATTCGATGATGTAGGCTCCAGTTTTTCTTTAGGAACCGTAGTGCCGGACCCGGACACAATAGACAACTCTACGAATACGATCGTGATCGAATTTGCGGATAAAACCGTTAAGTTTGTGAACGGTAAATTGGTGGAATAG
- a CDS encoding RNA polymerase sigma factor, which yields MQEFEQLYKEYARQVYKYLLSLCHEEQIAEELMQETFYRALKSLKSYDGTCKIYVWLCQIAKHIWYQTLAGNKRTQTTELSPEIPSADHSVEDHIVLRDGKMSLFKELHLLAEPMREVMYLRLTGEFSFREIGEILSRDETWARVTFYRGKQKMMKGRVQ from the coding sequence ATGCAGGAGTTCGAGCAACTATATAAGGAGTATGCACGCCAGGTTTATAAATACTTATTGAGTCTTTGCCACGAAGAACAAATCGCAGAAGAGCTGATGCAGGAGACTTTTTACCGTGCCCTTAAATCGCTGAAAAGTTATGATGGGACCTGTAAAATCTATGTCTGGCTTTGTCAGATTGCCAAACATATTTGGTATCAGACGCTGGCCGGGAATAAAAGAACACAAACGACAGAGCTCTCCCCGGAAATTCCTTCGGCAGATCATTCTGTGGAAGATCATATCGTACTGCGTGACGGGAAAATGAGCTTATTTAAAGAATTGCATCTGTTGGCTGAACCAATGCGGGAAGTGATGTACCTGAGACTCACAGGAGAATTCAGTTTTCGCGAGATTGGGGAGATTCTGAGCAGAGATGAGACCTGGGCCAGGGTAACTTTCTATAGGGGGAAACAAAAAATGATGAAGGGGAGAGTTCAATGA